Proteins encoded in a region of the Magallana gigas chromosome 8, xbMagGiga1.1, whole genome shotgun sequence genome:
- the LOC105321618 gene encoding uncharacterized protein translates to MKGPGCTKHSKVKEIAWEEVAQSVNSQSCTISKTVEEIKKQYANIKQRAKEKADALRRPATGGGPKPPSPSPVEAEFLSGMGDRPTLSGLASGYDTEEVQIELVHEFNSDSNIVPSSNDTDTACTNAVNYQLIDLPVVTTSTGQRTSKRRKTMEDEEILTLQAEREKYIQETAFYKTKTKYINLKFKQLEKNARNFEQ, encoded by the exons ATGAAAGGTCCTGGCTGCACGAAACACAGTAAAGTGAAGGAAATTGCCTGGGAGGAGGTTGCCCAGTCTGTAAACTC aCAATCATGTACCATCTCTAAAACAGTTGAAGAAATCAAGAAGCAGTATGCTAATATCAAACAAAGAG CAAAGGAAAAGGCAGATGCTTTACGGAGACCTGCCACTGGCGGAGGACCAAAACCACCCTCACCATCCCCAGTTGAGGCAGAGTTTTTGAGTGGAATGGGGGACAGGCCAACACTGAGTGGACTAGCCTCAGGCTATGACACAGAAGAag TGCAAATAGAACTTGTACACGAGTTTAATAGCGACAGCAACATTGTCCCTTCCAGTAATGACACTGATACGg CTTGTACCAATGCAGTAAATTACCAGCTAATTGACCTGCCGGTAGTGACGACTTCCACTGGTCAGAGGACATCAAAAAGAAGAAAGACAATGGAGGATGAAGAAATTTTAACCCTTCAAGCAGAAAGGgaaaagtatattcaggagactgcattttataaaacaaaaacaaagtacattaacttaaaattcaaaCAGTTAGAAAAAAATGCTCGTAATTTTGAACAGTAG